ACGGCGACGACGGCATGAAAAAGCCCTGGCTGGACGGGGGAGACCAGCCAGGGCCGTTAGCGGTGGCGCGCGGGGGACGGATGCGGTCGACCCCGTGGCCACGTATGAATGAACCGTAAACCATCTATGGGGGTAGTGCGTAGCCGGATCCGGGTCACGTGACCTGTTTCACTCTGCGGCCACTCGATCGTCAGCTGCTCGTCACTCGGCGTCGAGGGTGACCACCCTGATCGTCTCCAGCTCGGTGTCACTGGCGTCGGGGAGGTGCATGCCCGCGTCCAGGCCGCTCCGCAGGTACCGCAGCACGGGCTCCGTCAGTCGCTCGCCGGGGAGCACGGCCGGGATCCCGGGCGGATACGGCGTGATCATCTCCGCGGTGACCCGCCCGGCGGCCCGGGACACCGGCACGTTCTCGGCCGGTCCGAAGAACGCGTCCCGGGGCAGGCGGGCCTGGTCCATCCGCAGCTCGGACGGCAACGGCATCTCCACCCGCGGGGCCGGCCGCAGCTCCGGCGCGGCGCGGGCCAGGTCCTTGAGCGCGGCGAGCAGTTCCCCCACCGTCTCGTGGTCGTCGGCGTGCGTGATCTGCGCGCCGATACGGCGGTGGTCGGTCAGGTGGGTGTTGATGCTCCTGTGCTCCCGCAGCCAGTCGGCCGCCTGGTAGCCCGTAATGCCGAGCGCGTCGATGCCGATGACGCCCGGCAGCGGGTCGAGGTCGTCGGCCAGTCCCGGGCCGCAGAAGTCGTCCCGGTCGTTGACGTGCATCCCGTCGATCGTCTCGATGGCCGCCCGGACCTCGGTGGCGAGTTCCAGGGCGGCGCCCATCAGCTCCTTGCCGTGCAGGGCCATCTGCCGGCGCCAGCCGTCCAGTCCGGCGTACAGCAGCACCGACGGGCTGGTGGTGCCCAGCAGGTCGGCACGCATCCCCAGCAGCGCCGGCGTGACCAGATCACCCTGAAGGTGGAAGACCGAACCCTGCTCCAGGCCGCTGCCCATCTTGTGGATGCTGGTCACGCAGATGTCGGCGCCTGCGTCCATCGCCCAGGACGGCAGATCGGGGTGGAAGGGCAGATGGGCGCCCCAGGCCTCGTCCACGATCAGCGGGACGGAGCGGCGGTGACACACCTCGGTCACCGCTCGCAGGTCCGCGCAGGCGCCGTACGGCGTGGGGCTGGTGATCAGGGCGCCCTTCGCGGCGGGGTGGGTGTCGAAGGCCTGCTCGAACTCCTGGGCGGACGGCGGATGCGCGAGCCGTCGCTCGGCGTCCCAGCGCGGCTCGATCCACACGGGCTCGATGCCGGAGAGGATCAGCCCCGACACGACGGATTTGTGGGCGTCCCGCCCGACCAGCAGCTTCTCGTGCGGGCCCGCCACGGCCAGCATCGCCGCCTTGACGGACAGGGAACTTCCGCATGTGCTGAAGAAGGTGTGGTCGGCGTGCACGGCATCGGCCATCAGTTCCTGGGCGCGCTGCAGCACCCGGCCCCGGGTGAGCCGGTCGTCCAGACCGCCCGACGCCAGCACGTCACCGAGGAAGACCGAGTCACCGAGCACCTCGCGCACCGCGGGATCGGCCCCACGGGCCTGCTTGTGGCCCGGCGGCGCGAACGACAGCCGCCCCCGGCGGTGATAGTCGTCCAGCGCTTCCAGAACCGGTGCTCGAGTGTGATCGACAGCCATGGAATCCGAGTTCCCGACCCCGGCGGCCGCAATCCGGACTCCGCCGAGGGGCGTACGTCATCCGTCATACGGCAGGGGCGTGAGCGGCTCCTGCGATCGTCACGCCTCGTCGTCGTGCCTGCCCGGGGTCAGGATCTCGTCCAGCACCCTCAGCACGCTCTCGTAGGCCAGGCTCCGCACGCCCGCCTCGCGGGCCCCCTCCGGGTCGGCCTGTCGCAGGTTGTCACGGCGCGTCCGCCAGGCCCGCTCCTCCTCTTCCGCGCAGGCCCGGGCGCGCTGGATGCGTCGCAGCAGTTCGTCTGAGTCCACCACATCGGTCATGGACAACGCGTACCCGCTCAACGCGACGGGATGGCCGACTCCCGTCCTGGATATGAGGTTTGGCAGGCCGGGGAGAGGTCAGCCGAAGAGGAGAGACCTGCGGAAGCCCGCGCAGTGCGGGGGCACGACCGCTGCGGCGGGCGGGGCGGCCGCTCCGTCGGTGAACGCCCGGGCCTGGACATGGCCCGCAGACGCGTCGGCTCCGGCTTCTGTCTTCAGCGATCAGGGAGTTCAGGGATGTGCGAGGAGCACAGGACCGAATCCGCCCTCGAACCGACTGCCGCGCACCGGCGCGGGCAGCTCCGCCCGTGCAAACCGGCCGAGGCGCGCAGGGTCGTGGAGCGGGCCGTGACGGAACGCTGTCGCGCCGCCCACACCCCGTGCGACGCCGAAGCGCTCTCCGACGCCCTGCTCGTCGCCTCGGAGCTCACCACCAACGCGATCCTGCACGGTGGTGGCATCACGGACTTCCAGGTCGACG
The nucleotide sequence above comes from Streptomyces sp. NL15-2K. Encoded proteins:
- a CDS encoding ornithine decarboxylase, translating into MAVDHTRAPVLEALDDYHRRGRLSFAPPGHKQARGADPAVREVLGDSVFLGDVLASGGLDDRLTRGRVLQRAQELMADAVHADHTFFSTCGSSLSVKAAMLAVAGPHEKLLVGRDAHKSVVSGLILSGIEPVWIEPRWDAERRLAHPPSAQEFEQAFDTHPAAKGALITSPTPYGACADLRAVTEVCHRRSVPLIVDEAWGAHLPFHPDLPSWAMDAGADICVTSIHKMGSGLEQGSVFHLQGDLVTPALLGMRADLLGTTSPSVLLYAGLDGWRRQMALHGKELMGAALELATEVRAAIETIDGMHVNDRDDFCGPGLADDLDPLPGVIGIDALGITGYQAADWLREHRSINTHLTDHRRIGAQITHADDHETVGELLAALKDLARAAPELRPAPRVEMPLPSELRMDQARLPRDAFFGPAENVPVSRAAGRVTAEMITPYPPGIPAVLPGERLTEPVLRYLRSGLDAGMHLPDASDTELETIRVVTLDAE
- a CDS encoding ATP-binding protein → MCEEHRTESALEPTAAHRRGQLRPCKPAEARRVVERAVTERCRAAHTPCDAEALSDALLVASELTTNAILHGGGITDFQVDVVGLGVRVSVSDRSDELPVAITPVDEHGRRRVGGRGWPIVCRLAHDVRVTGLPTGGKCITAVVPLSVPVSA